The DNA window ATGCCCAGCCTGTTCGAATCGACCTTGGGCAACAGCACGTCGGCACCGATCAACGGCCTGAAGCCGGAGAAGAACCGTTCCTGGGACATTGGTTTCAGCCTGCTCAAGCATGACCTGTGGCGTGACGGTGACCGCCTGGCATTCAAGGTCGCCTGGTTCAAGAACGATATCGACAACGCGATCACCCGCCGCTTCGATTCCAGCAACTGGGCGTTCTATGTCGACAACGTCGACAACTACACGATCTCCGGCTACGAGCTGCAGTCCGGCTATGACGCCGGCATTGCCTACCTGGACCTGTCGGCCAGCTACTACCAGCGCGCACGCACCTGCGATGCGGCCACGGCCAAGCGCCTGCGCGAAGATCCCTATGCGAAGTGGAGCAAGCTGGACACCACGCCGGACTGCGTGGACGGCGGTTTCGGTACGTCCTTCGTCAACGCGCAGAACCCGCCGAAGTACTCGATCCACAGCACGCTCGGATTCCGCTTGTTCGACCGGCGACTGGATACCGGCATCCGCCGAATCTACAACAGCGGCCCCACCCACGAGCTGGACAAACCCTGGAACACCACCGGATCGACCGGCCTGCAGAACATCTACCTGCCGACCGCGATCTACGACTTCTATGCACGCTGGCAGTTCACCCCACGCACGGAAGTGGAACTGGCGGTCAACAACCTGCGCAACACCTACTACATGGACACGCTGGCGATGAGCCTGATGCCCGGGCCGGGACGGACCACGCGGCTGAGTTTCACTGCACGCTTCTGAGTACAGCAGAAACAGCAACGCCCCAGGGAATCCATCCCCGGGGCGCCTGCATGCGGCGGCTCACGCTCTGGTAGGTGCCAACCTTGGTTGGCACAGCGACGCGCTACTTCGCGGTACTGAGCAGCAGCACCGCCACAGTGACCAGGCCAATGCCGATCCAACCAATCGGGCGCAGGCGGTTGCCAAACAACAGGCGGCCGCAGGTAGCGGTACCGATCACGCCGATCGCGCCCCACATCGCATAGGCGGTGGCCAGGTCCATGTAGCGCACGGCCTGGCCCAGCAGGGCGAAGGCGATCCAGACCAGCACGATGGCGCCGACACCCCAGCGCCAGCGACGGAAGCCATCGGACTTGGCCACCATCATGTTGGCGGCCACATCGATCAGCGCAGAGCAGATCACGAAAAACAGGGCCATCATGTTCATCAGTGCGCCTCCCCGAGAGTGACACAGACGATGCCGACCACCGCCAGCACCAGACCGGCCAGCTGCTGCAGCGACAGGCTCTCACCGAACACGCTGATGCCGACCACGGTCAGCAGGGTCAGGCCGAGACCTTCCCACACCGCATAGGCCACGCCGACGGCGATGCGGCGTACCGACAACGCCAGGAAGTAATAGGACAGCGCAAGTGCGCCAGCCATGATCAGGTAGCCGGTCCAGCCGCCATCGCGGGCGGCATGGGCCATGAAGGACGTGCCGACCACTTCGGCGACGATCGCCACGGTCAGGCAGGCCCAGGCGACGAAGGCGCCACGGGCGGGAACAGTACGGGACATGTGAAGCTCCTTGCGGGACGGGGACCGCGCCCCCGTCTTCAATAGATCCACGCCGTGCGTGGATGATCCGGAACGCCCCGCAGACAGGGGCGACGGCGGCCAGTATCATCGCCTTTTACGGTGGTATCAAAATGGATTCCATCGACAGGAGCGATGGATCAATGCCCTATTCCCCTGAATCCCTGCAGGCCTTCGTCGAGGCCGCCGCGCTGGGCTCGTTCTCGGCGGCCGCGCGCCGGCTGCGCAAGACCCAGTCCACGGTCAGTACCGCCATCGCCCACCTGGAAGCCGACCTGGGCATGGTCCTGTTCGATCGCAGCGGCCGCTATCCACAGCTGACCGACGCCGGCCGGCAGGTGCTGGGCCACGCGCAGGAAATCCTTGCCGCCGACGCGCGGCTGCAGCAGCTGAGCGTACGTCTGGCCGCACCCGTGGAGCCACGCCTGACCGTGGTGTTCTCCGATGTCTACCAGCTCGATCCGGCGCAACGTGTGCTGCAGCGGTTTGCCGAAGCGTTTCCCGAGATCGAACTGGAATGGCTGGATGCCGAAGGGCGGGACGTACTGGAACTGGTGGATGCTGGCCGCGCCGGGCTGGGACTGCTGCCGCGGCAGGCGCAGTACCCCGATGCGCTGGTGGCCCAGCCCCTGGCCCACCACAGCGAACTGGCGGTGTATGTGGCCAGCGATCATCCGCTGGCGCAGGCCGGCGTGCGCGCGGCCGCGCAACTGGCCCGGCACCGGCAGGTGCGGCTGAGCGCGCTGGTCGACCACGCGCCGCCGATCAGCGGGCCGGCATGGACTGCGTCGGACTATCTGATGGTGATGGAGATGGCCGAGGACGGCATCGGCTGGGCCGAGCTGCCGCGTGCGCTGGTGCAGCGCTACGACCGTGGCCGCCTGCTGGAGCTGCGCGTGCCTGGCTGGCCGCGCCGCATCCACAGTGACCTGGTGTGGCGGCGCGATACGCCGCCGGGGCCGGCGGCATTGTGGTGGGCCGAGGCGCTGGGGTGATGCATCAACGGGACCCCATCCACGCATGGCGTGGATCTACTGCACGCTGAATTGCCGCATCCACGCATGGCGTGGATCTACACGCTGAAGTAGATCCACGCCATGCGTGGATGCACAGGATGTCAGCAGATCACGGGTTGGCGAGCGCGTAATCCAGCGCCGAGCACACCGCCGCCACCTGCGCGTCGTTGCACTGCTGCGGCGTCGCCCGCGGGCTGTCCGGGTAGACCTCGGTGGTGGTGGTGTACTTTGCACCGGTGATGCCGGCGCACAGGCCCAGCGGCACCAGCGCGTACTCGATCACGCCATGCGCGACCACCGGCGAACCGATGATCTCGCCCTTGTCGTCGGCCGGTGCGATATGGGTGACCTTCTCCACTTCGGCGACCACCGCCTGCTGGAACGCCGGCTGCGGATTCTCGCTGTCGTCCACAAGGTAGAAGCCATCGGGAATCAGGCCCGGTTCGAACGGCTTGCCGTCGCGCGCGGCAAGTGCGGGACGGAACTCGCTCTCGTCGCTGTCGGTGGTCTCGTGCAGGTCGATGTGCAGCACGAACTGGCCCTTCAACGGTGCGATCAGTTCGATCAGCGCCGTCGATTCGCGGGCCGGGCCGTCAGCGCGGAAGTTGCGGTTCGGGTCGATCGCATCGAAGTTCCAACGGTTGATGCGCTCGAAGCCCCACGGATTCACGCACGGCGCGACCAGCAGGTTGGCCTTGCCGGCATAGCTGGCGGCATGCTCTTCGAGGAATTCCAGCGCGCCCAGCACGCCACTGGTCTCATAGCCGTGCACACCGCCGGTCACCAGCGCGGCCGGCAATGCCGGGTTCCAGTCGCGGCTGCGCAGGGCGAACAGGGTGTAGGTCTCGCCTGCATAGTCGAGCTGGCCGTAAGCCACCTTGTCGAAGCGCTCGGCCAGTGCATCGATGCGCGGCAGCACTTCCTCGTCGTAACGGCGCAGGCGCTGCTGGCGCGCACGCCACTGCTCCCGTTCCGCCACGCCCCACGGCTGGCCAGGGATACCGACGGGGTAGAAAGCAGCAGTGGACATGGCAGATCTCAGCGGGTCAGGAGGCAATTGAACACTTTACCACCGGGCCAAAGTGCTGAACCGCGCGCCGATTCCAATGGCGAATGGAATCAGCAATAATTCTCATTTACGCCCTTCCACTGCCCGCAACGATGCCCATCCCTGCCCTGCAACCGGCCCGCCTGCCCCTGGCCGCCGCCCTCGCCCTGTGCCTGATCCCGGCTGCCAGCGCCTTCGCGCAGGACAGCGCCACCACGCTCGACAGCATCCAGGTATCGGGCAGCTGGCTGGGCACCGGCCTGCACGACAGCGTCAAAAGCTTCGCCGGCGCACGCACCGTGGTTGACCGCCAGCGCATCGAGGCCAGCGGCGCCGCCAGCCTGGGCGATGCCATGCGCCGCATTCCCGGCGTGCAGGTCACCGACAACTCCGGCACCGCCGGCAGCTCGGTGTCACTCAACATCGGCGTGCGTGGCCTGACCGGTCGCTACTCGCCGCGCTCGACCGTCCTGCTGGACGGCGTGCCGCTGGCGGTTGCGCCGTACGGCCAGCCGCAGCTGTCGTTCGCCCCGGCCAGCCTGGCCAACATCGAGTCGATCGACGTGGTGCGTGGCGGCGGTGCGGTGCGCTACGGGCCGCAGAATGTCGGCGGCATCATCAACTTCAGCACCCGTGCGATTCCGACCGTGGCCGGCCTGCACGGCGAGGCCGGCGTGCGCTACAGCGCCTACGACCACGGCGGCGGCGACAGCACCCAGTACAACGCGTTCCTCGGCGGCACCGCCGACAACGGCCTGGGCATGGCCCTGCTGTATTCCGGGCAGGACGGCCGCGGCTGGCGCCAGGGCAGCGATGACCGTTTCGACGACCTGGCACTGAAGTTCGCCTATGCCATCGATGCGCAACAGGAACTGCGCGCCAAACTCTCGTACTACGACGTGCGCTCGCTGACTCCCGGTGGCCTGACCCGCGCACAGTACGAGACCGATCCGTTCCAGAACACCCGGCCGACCGACTTCTGGAAGGGCCATCGCACCGGCATCGACCTGGGCTACACCAACACGCTGTCGGAGAACAGCGAGTTCGAGGTGCTGGCGTATTACAACGAAAGCAACCGCGCCAGCTCGCTGATCAATGCCGCCAACACGCAGATCACCGTGCAGCCGCGCGACTACCGCGTGCTCGGCATCGAACCGCGCTACACCCAGCGCCTGCACTGGGGCAGCAGCGTGCACGACATCACCGCCGGCTACCGCTTCCTGCGCGAGCGCGGCAATGACCGCAGCTACACCGTGACCCGCCGTACCGGTGCGGCCGGCGCGACCACCCGCTTCGACAACGCCACCGATGCGCACTCGTTCTACGTCGATAACCGCATCGCCATCGGCCAGTGGCGGATCACGCCCGGCGTGCGCATGGAGTGGATCGACATGGACCGCCAGCAGGCCGGTGGCGGCGCGACCTTCAGCAGCCGCAACGACAAGGCACTGCCCTCGCTCAACGTGGCCTACCTGCTGACCCCGCAGCTGACCGTGTTCGGCAACTACACCACCTCGTTCGGGCCGGTGCAGAACATCCAGCTCAACTCGCAGAGCGCGACCAATCCGCTGAACCCGGAAATCGCCAGGACCACCGAGCTGGGTGCGCGCTGGCAGGATGGCGCGCTGCGTGCGGAAGTGACCGTATTCAAGATGCGCTTCGACAACCAGATCCTGCAGATTCCGGGCATCACCCCGCCCACGTTCCAGAACATCGGCGCCACCGACCACAAGGGTGTGGAAAGCGCGATCGAATACCGCTTCGCCGAGAGCAGCGCGCTGGCCGGGCTGGAGCTGTACGCGAACTACACCTGGACCAAGGCCATCCAGCAGTCCGGCGACAATCGTGGCCTGGATGTGCCGTTCTATTCGCGCGATACCGACAGCATCGGCGCCCGTTATGCGCTGGCCGGCTGGACCTTCAACGTGTCCAGCACCCACCAGAGCGGCCAGTTCTCCGATGCCGCCAACACCTGGAACGAAACCGCCGATGCCCGCGTGGGCCGTGTGCCGGGCGTACGCCTGTGGAACGCGCAGGCGGCCTGGCAGCTGCCTTGGCTGGCCGACAGCGAGATTGCGGTGGGCGTGAACAACCTGGCCGACAAGCGCTGGTACACCCGCAACGTGGATGGCAACGCCGGCCGTATGGTGGCCGCACCGCGCACGCTCTACGTGCAGGGCCGCTACCGCTTCTGAGTGCGGTAACCGCCTGATGCGGTGACGGTGGCGCTCACGGTGGCGGCGTATCATGCCGCCACCATGTCGTCCGCCGCTTCGCCATCGCGCCTGCATCTGGCCTTCCAGGGCCTGCGTCTGCGCCTGCGCGGCAGCGACCTGTGGTTCATCGCCCTGGCCCTGCTGGTCGGTCTGATCGCCGGTGGCCTGACCCTGTTGCAGGCGGGGCTGGCACGCAGCCTGCAGACGGCGCTGTATGGCCTGGATGAGGGCATGCGCCTGAGCTCGCTGCCGGCATTGACCTGGACCGCGTTGCTGGTGCTGCCACTGGGTGGCCTGGTGGTGGGCCTGGTCAGCCTTGCTGCAACGCGCCTCAAGCGCCCCCTGCTGGATGCCGTGGAAGCCAACGCGCTGCACGGTGGCCGCATGTCGATGCGCGACAACCTGATCGTGTTGACCCAGACCCTGGTGTCGAACGGCTGCGGTGCTTCGGTCGGACTGGAAGCGTCGTACACGCAGATGGGTGCCGGCAGTGGCTCGCAGCTGGGGCGGGTGATGCGCCTGCGCCGCAACGACGTGCGCATCCTGGTGGGTGCCGGCGCGGCCGGTGCGATCGCCGCGGCCTTCGGTGCACCGTTGGCCGGGGCGTTCTACGCCTTCGAGATCGTCATCGGCGCGTATACGCCGGCGGCACTGGCGCCGGTAGCGGTGGCGGCGCTGGCCGGCGCCTTCGTTGCCGACCAGGCCGGCGTGGAGGCCTATCTGCTGCCGGCGGCATCCACCATCGACGTGCGCGCTGCCGATTATGCGATCTACGGCCTGCTCGGGTGCTGCTGTGCGATGGTCGGCATCGCGGTGATGCGCCTGATCGCCTCTATCGAGGGCACGGTCAAGCGCAGCCCGTTGCCGCTGTGGGGGCGGCCGGTGGTGGGCGGCCTGCTGTTGATTCCGCTGGCGCTGGCCAGCCCGCAGGTGCTGTCGTCCGGCCACGGCGCGCTGCACCTGGACCTGACCACCCATCTGCCGCTGATCTGGATCGGCGGACTGCTGACCCTCAAATGCCTGGCGTCGGGCATCTCGCTGGGTTTTGGCTTCCGCGGCGGCCTGTTCTTCGCCTCGCTGTTCATGGGCACCCTGGTCGGCACGCTGTTTGCCGGGCTGCTGGCGATTGCCACCGGCGTGCCGGTGGTCGACGCCACGTCGGCGGCGCTGGCGGGCATGGCCGCACTGGCCGCGGCGGTGGTTGGCGCGCCGATGACCATGGCCATGCTGGTGCTGGAAGGCACCCACGATTTCCTGCTGACCAGCGTGGTGATGAGCGCCGTGCTGGTGTCCAGCACCCTGGTGCGCCAGTGGTTCGGCTATTCCTTCTCGACCTGGCGCATGCATCTGCGCGGGGAAACCATCAAGAGCGCGCGTGACATCGGCTGGGTGCACAACCTCAACGCCGGGCGGATGATGCGCAAAGGCGTAGCCACTGCCCCGGCCGACCTCGATGCCGCCGCCTTCCGCCAGCGCTTCCCGCTGGGCTCGGGCAGCCGGGTGATCCTGATCGACAGTGAAGGCCACTACGCCGGCATCGTGCAGATCCCGCGCCTGTTCGGCGACGGCGTAAAACCCGAGGACGTGGTGGGTACGTTCGCCGAGAACCGCGACGTAGCGCTTGCCGCCAGCGCGGACGTGGTCAGCGTGATGCAGCGGTTCGACCAGACCCAGGCCGACGAGCTGGCGGTGGTGGCCGACGATGGCCAGGTACTGGGCGTGGTGTCTGAAGCATTCGTGCGCAAGCGCTATGCGGAGGAGCTGGACAAGCGCCAGCGCGAAATGATGGGCGAGCGCGTCGACGAGTAGATCCACGCCATGCGTGGATGATGTCCCCGGCACCCCCCACCTATCCACGCATGGCGTGGATCTACTGTCACCTGTGGGAGGTAGACTGCGGCCATGCGCTTCATTGAAACCTTCCAGCCCGGCCCCTTCGCCGACACCGTGGTCAGCCTGCTGGCGGCGTTCGTGCTCGGCACCCTGATCGGTGCCGAACGCCAGTACCGGCAGCGCACCGCCGGCCTGCGCACCAACGTGCTGGTAGCCGTCGGCGCCGCCGCCTTCGTTGATCTGGGCATGCGTATCGCCGGCAGCGCCGAGGCCGTGCGGGTGATCTCGTACGTGGTCTCGGGCGTCGGCTTCCTCGGCGCCGGCGTGATCATGAAAGAAGGCATGAACGTGCGCGGCCTGAACACCGCCGCGACGCTGTGGTGCTCGGCGGCCGTGGGCAGCTGTACCGGTGCGGACATGCTGGCCGAAGGCGTGCTGCTGACCGTACTGATCATCGCTGGCAACACCCTGCTGCGGCCACTGGTCAACGCGATCAACCGCATCCCGATCAACGAAGCCGCCAGCGAAGCGACCTACGAAGTGCGCCTGAGCGTGGATGCCGACGCCGTGCCGCGCGTGCGCGAGCGTCTGGTGGATGCACTGGAAGCGGCACAGTACCCCGTTGGCGACGTACAGCTGGTCGAGCACGCCGATGCACCTACCGATGTGATCGCAGTCCTGGTCAGCACGGCGGTCAGCGCCGACGAGCTGGACGTGGTGCTGGCGCGGATGGAGCAGGTGCCGGGCGTGCTGCACGCCACCTGGGAAGTCAGCACCCGCGATTGAGCGGGGATCGGCTGTTCATTCACGCATGACATGGATCTACTGCTCATCCATGCGCCACGCGCTGCTGCGCACGCAGCAGCCTGCGGAACGAGGCGCAGCGCCGAGCATTCTCCGCGTGTGGGCAGGCCGCAGCGCGCCGCAGCCGATCCTGCACCCGCTGCAACCCGCGTATCTGCCGCTGCAGCGCATCGGCCTGGGCCAGCAATGCCGTGCGGTCCAATGCGAGCCCTGTCCCCTGCGGCATCGCCGCGCCGATCTGCTGCAGCGACAGACCTGCTGATTGCCCCAGGCCGATCAGCGCCAACCGTTCCAGCACCTGTTCGTGGTACTGCCGGCGAAGGCCGCGCCGCCCCAGCACCTGCAACAGGCCCAGCTGTTCGTAGTAGCGCAGGGTCGAGGCCGGTACACCACTGCGGCGCACCACCTCACCGATATCCAGTTCCCGCATCGTGCTTGACCTCAAGTGGGCTTCAAGCGCCACCATGGTCGTACTCCCCGCGCAAGGCAAGCCCATGGCAGATTCACTCCCGCTCGATCAGAACACGCTCTGGAACGGCCCCGCTGGCGAGAACTGGGTCGCGCAGCAGACCCTGCTGGACGGCCTGTTCCAACCGATGGCCGATGCGCTGCGCGACGAACTGCCGGCTGCCGTCACGGAACTGCTGGACATCGGCTGTGGCACCGGCGCCAGCACGCTGACTGCCGCCACGATGCGTCCCGATGCGCATTGCACCGGCGTCGACATCTCCGCACCGATGCTCGCCCTCGCCCGCCAGCGTGCCGCCGCGATCGGGCGCGACATCGACTTCATCGTTGCCGACGCGCAGCGCCATGCCTTCGCGACAGCGCGCTACGATTGGATCCAGTCGCGGTTCGGGGTGATGTTCTTCGAGGACACGCAGGCCGCCTTCGCCAACCTGCACCGTGCCGCCCGAGCCGGCGCAGGCCTGCGCTTCATCGCCTGGCGCAGCGCGCAGGACAATCCGTTCATGACCACCGCCGAGCGCGCCCTTGCAGACCAGCTGGTGCTGCCGGTGCGGGTACCAGGTGCACCGGGGCAGTTCGCCTTCGCCGATGGCGAGCGGGTGCGTCGGCTGCTGCAGAGTGCCGGATGGCAGGACGTGGACGTGTCGCCGCTGGACCTGACCTCTTTCCTCACCCGTGACGCGCTGGCCAGCTACGTCGGCCAGCTCGGTCCGGTGGGCCTGGCCCTGCGTGCGCTGCCCACCGAACGCGCCGATGCGCTGCTGCAACAGGCGCTGGCCGCGTTCGCATCGTTCATCGACGGTGATCGCGTGCGGGTGGAAGCCGCCTGCTGGATGATCCGCGCCCGCGCCTAGCAACAGAAAAGGGGACGGACGGGATCAAGTCGTTCATGCCCCGGCTGTGCGGGAAACGACTTGATCCCCTCCGTCCCCTCTTCTCTACAGCGCCTCGCCTGCATCGGCCAGCCGCGATTCGATGAGCGCGTACCACTGCTCGAGCATGTCGACCAGCATGTCCAGCTCGGCGTCGGCGCGCTGCGCGCGGCCGCTGCGCAGGCAGGCCTGCGCTTCCTGCAGTTGGGTGAGGAACCCGGCAACGGTGTCGGCCTGCAGGATCAGGCCCGGCAGCCGGCGCCCGGGAATGCGCACCACCGCATGGTTGCCGAGCTGGCCGTACACGCTGAGAGTGGCTTCCGTCTTCATGGACAAGGGCAGGAATTGGGCATTCATCAGGTGCACCAGGGAAGAAACCTGCCCACCGGCAGGCGTGGAAAACGGGGGAGACGTTTCCACGTCCTGCCGGCAGAACAGGGGGGACTCGGGATGCCGGGGCGCGCCCCGGCACGGGGATTCAGTGCGGCCGGGCCACGCCGGCGATCTGCACCCGGCGGTTGGGCGCCAGGCAGGCGATCAGTTCGCGCCGGTTGCGTTGGTCGCACTGCACCAGCGGTTCCGCCGCGCCCCGACCTTCGGCACTGATGCTCGCCGCTGATACGCCGCCCTGTACCAGCGCCATGCGCACCGCCTCGGCACGCCGCTGCGACAACGTCTGGTTGTAGGCAGCGCTGCCGATGCGGTCGGTGTAGCCGACCACCTGGATCGACTGCACCTGGCTGGCCTCACGCACCTGCGCCAACACGCCCTGCACGGCCTGCTGACCAGTGGCGCTGAGCACCGCACTGTCGAAACCGAACAGCGCATCGGCAGCCAGTCGCAGCGGCTGCTCCGGCAAGGGCGCCGGCGGTGGCGGTGCAGGCGGACGCGGCGGGTCCAGTACGGCAGCGCACGATTCAGGCTTCCAGTAGCCGCCCTGGGCGATGCCCTTGTTGTCGAAGCGCACCTGGAACTGGCAGGTGAAGTATTCGGCGCCCTGTGCGGTGCGGAAGTTGAAGAGGTAGTTCCACTCGCGCACACCCCACATGCCTTCATTGAAATGCGGTGTGCCCAGCAGCGTGTACAGCTGGCGCTTGCTCATGCCCGGCGCGAACCGGCGCAGGTCGGCGATATCGGGATAGATGCCTTCCTTCAGCGAGGCCTTGCTGGCCTCCGGGAAGGTGACGGCAGTGCTGCCGGCGGGACCGTCGGCGGCCGGTGCGTGGCTGCGGCAGGCAACCAGCAGCCCTGCGGCCAGGATCAGGCCCAGCGTGGCGGCGACGCGGCCACTGCGAGCGATGCGATGCGATTTCATGTCATTCCCCCTGTAGACGTTGCCCGCTGCGCCGGGCCGCAAGTGCGACCCGGCGCGGGCGATCACCACTGGATACCGGCACCGACGGCCACACCGGCCTCGCCGCGGCTGTTGGTGGAACCACTGAACTTGTAGATCCAGCGCCCACCCTCGGAAACACCGGAGATGCCCAGGGCCACGCCGGATTCGCCGTTGTAGCTGCCGGCGGCGATCGAGGCCATGTTGCGGCCGGCTTCGCTGGGCTGCGGCAGCGACGCGGTTGCCATCGCCGAGGCGATACCGGCCGAGGCGCGGTTGTCGGTCTTGCGCAGGTCGCGTTCAAAGCCGCCCATGCGCTCATCGGTGTAGGCCTTGGACCAGTCCAGCGTCTGCGCCATGCCCGACTTCAACTGGTCGACGTTGACTGCGTCGGTACCGGCGGTGCCGGCGGCGACGTTGCGCACCGTGGTCGGGCCACTGCTGGTGCTGCCCAGAGTGACGCTGTTGTAGTTGGTAGTGCCGTTGGTGGTGGTGTCATAGCGGATCGTGCCCTGCTGCGAAGCCTGCAGCTGACGCACGTTGACCGCATCCGTTGCCTGCGAACCGTCGGCCACGTTGACCACCTGGCGTTCGGCACCGGCTGCCCCCACCGACACCGTATTGGCGCGGTTGGCGACCGAGCCTGCACCCAGCGCCACCGAGTTGTCGGCCTGTGCCTGCGACCCGTTGCCCAGTGCGGTCGAGTTCGCCCCGGCAGCGGTGGAGCCGGCACCGCCTGCGGCGGAGTTGGCACCGCTGGCGGACGGATCGGCCAGGTTGTTGCTGTTGTTGGCACGGAAGCTGCCGGCGACGTTGGTGATGTTCTGGATCTTCTGGTCGGTGTAGGACTTGGACTGGTCGATGGCGTAGTTGACGCCGTTCTTCAGCTGGCCGACGTTGGTCGCGTCGTGGTCGTCGGAGCCATCGGCCACGTGGGTGACCTTGCGCTCGCTGCCGCTGCTGCCCACCGCAACTTCGCCGGACGAGTTGCTGGCACCGGTCTGGCCGTAGGCACCGGTATAGCCGGTCTGCGCGCCGACACTGGCCACCGAGCCAGCACCCAGCGCAACACTGTTGCCTGCGCTAGCATTGGCGCCGTTGCCGACCGCCACACTGCCCGCGCCCGCTGCACTGGCCTGCGGGCCGACCGCCAGCGCTTCGGCACCGGTGGCCGTCGCCGCTGCGGCAGTGGAGTTGACCGCCAGGTATGGGCTGCCGCCACCGTTGCTGATGCGCTGGTTGAGCACCCGCAGCGAGCCATCCACGGCGGAGAACGCCGCGGTGACGTTGCTGTAATCGTTGCCGGTGATGGTGCCATCGGTAGCGATAGTGGAGATGTTGAAGGTCGGCGCGGTCCACAGCCCGGTGCTGCCGTTGTACACGGTGCTGCCACCGAAGTAGCTGGCCACGGTCTGGTGGGTGCTGAACAGCTGGTCGCCGGTGATGGCATCGCTGCTGCCCGCCAGGATGCTGCCGGCAGCCACGTTGGTGACTTTCACCGGTGCACCGCCGGTACCACTGAGGGTCACGGTATCGACCACGTTGCCACTCCCATCCACGTCATATTTCACGGCGCGCTTGTCCAGGTCATCGGTCTGGTCTGCAACGTTGGCCAGCGAATTGCTGACCGCATCGAAGGCCGTGCCGACGTCGTTGTAACTGCCCTGGCTGACGGTGCCATTGGCGGCGACATTGTTGAGCGTGTAGGTCGGTGCGGTCACCACGCCATTGGCATCCACCGCAGCGCCGCCGCCGAGATGGGTGGCCACGGTCTGGTTGGCCGCGAACAACTGCGCGCCGTTGATCGCTTCGCTGCTGGCCGCGCTGATCTGGCCGGGGCCAAGGTTGCGCAGCGTGGTGGCCGTGC is part of the Stenotrophomonas lactitubi genome and encodes:
- a CDS encoding M14 family metallopeptidase, yielding MSTAAFYPVGIPGQPWGVAEREQWRARQQRLRRYDEEVLPRIDALAERFDKVAYGQLDYAGETYTLFALRSRDWNPALPAALVTGGVHGYETSGVLGALEFLEEHAASYAGKANLLVAPCVNPWGFERINRWNFDAIDPNRNFRADGPARESTALIELIAPLKGQFVLHIDLHETTDSDESEFRPALAARDGKPFEPGLIPDGFYLVDDSENPQPAFQQAVVAEVEKVTHIAPADDKGEIIGSPVVAHGVIEYALVPLGLCAGITGAKYTTTTEVYPDSPRATPQQCNDAQVAAVCSALDYALANP
- a CDS encoding MgtC/SapB family protein; the protein is MRFIETFQPGPFADTVVSLLAAFVLGTLIGAERQYRQRTAGLRTNVLVAVGAAAFVDLGMRIAGSAEAVRVISYVVSGVGFLGAGVIMKEGMNVRGLNTAATLWCSAAVGSCTGADMLAEGVLLTVLIIAGNTLLRPLVNAINRIPINEAASEATYEVRLSVDADAVPRVRERLVDALEAAQYPVGDVQLVEHADAPTDVIAVLVSTAVSADELDVVLARMEQVPGVLHATWEVSTRD
- a CDS encoding SMR family transporter; the protein is MSRTVPARGAFVAWACLTVAIVAEVVGTSFMAHAARDGGWTGYLIMAGALALSYYFLALSVRRIAVGVAYAVWEGLGLTLLTVVGISVFGESLSLQQLAGLVLAVVGIVCVTLGEAH
- a CDS encoding MerR family transcriptional regulator; the encoded protein is MRELDIGEVVRRSGVPASTLRYYEQLGLLQVLGRRGLRRQYHEQVLERLALIGLGQSAGLSLQQIGAAMPQGTGLALDRTALLAQADALQRQIRGLQRVQDRLRRAAACPHAENARRCASFRRLLRAQQRVAHG
- a CDS encoding DMT family transporter: MNMMALFFVICSALIDVAANMMVAKSDGFRRWRWGVGAIVLVWIAFALLGQAVRYMDLATAYAMWGAIGVIGTATCGRLLFGNRLRPIGWIGIGLVTVAVLLLSTAK
- a CDS encoding TonB-dependent receptor family protein yields the protein MPIPALQPARLPLAAALALCLIPAASAFAQDSATTLDSIQVSGSWLGTGLHDSVKSFAGARTVVDRQRIEASGAASLGDAMRRIPGVQVTDNSGTAGSSVSLNIGVRGLTGRYSPRSTVLLDGVPLAVAPYGQPQLSFAPASLANIESIDVVRGGGAVRYGPQNVGGIINFSTRAIPTVAGLHGEAGVRYSAYDHGGGDSTQYNAFLGGTADNGLGMALLYSGQDGRGWRQGSDDRFDDLALKFAYAIDAQQELRAKLSYYDVRSLTPGGLTRAQYETDPFQNTRPTDFWKGHRTGIDLGYTNTLSENSEFEVLAYYNESNRASSLINAANTQITVQPRDYRVLGIEPRYTQRLHWGSSVHDITAGYRFLRERGNDRSYTVTRRTGAAGATTRFDNATDAHSFYVDNRIAIGQWRITPGVRMEWIDMDRQQAGGGATFSSRNDKALPSLNVAYLLTPQLTVFGNYTTSFGPVQNIQLNSQSATNPLNPEIARTTELGARWQDGALRAEVTVFKMRFDNQILQIPGITPPTFQNIGATDHKGVESAIEYRFAESSALAGLELYANYTWTKAIQQSGDNRGLDVPFYSRDTDSIGARYALAGWTFNVSSTHQSGQFSDAANTWNETADARVGRVPGVRLWNAQAAWQLPWLADSEIAVGVNNLADKRWYTRNVDGNAGRMVAAPRTLYVQGRYRF
- a CDS encoding LysR family transcriptional regulator, producing the protein MPYSPESLQAFVEAAALGSFSAAARRLRKTQSTVSTAIAHLEADLGMVLFDRSGRYPQLTDAGRQVLGHAQEILAADARLQQLSVRLAAPVEPRLTVVFSDVYQLDPAQRVLQRFAEAFPEIELEWLDAEGRDVLELVDAGRAGLGLLPRQAQYPDALVAQPLAHHSELAVYVASDHPLAQAGVRAAAQLARHRQVRLSALVDHAPPISGPAWTASDYLMVMEMAEDGIGWAELPRALVQRYDRGRLLELRVPGWPRRIHSDLVWRRDTPPGPAALWWAEALG
- a CDS encoding chloride channel protein, with the protein product MSSAASPSRLHLAFQGLRLRLRGSDLWFIALALLVGLIAGGLTLLQAGLARSLQTALYGLDEGMRLSSLPALTWTALLVLPLGGLVVGLVSLAATRLKRPLLDAVEANALHGGRMSMRDNLIVLTQTLVSNGCGASVGLEASYTQMGAGSGSQLGRVMRLRRNDVRILVGAGAAGAIAAAFGAPLAGAFYAFEIVIGAYTPAALAPVAVAALAGAFVADQAGVEAYLLPAASTIDVRAADYAIYGLLGCCCAMVGIAVMRLIASIEGTVKRSPLPLWGRPVVGGLLLIPLALASPQVLSSGHGALHLDLTTHLPLIWIGGLLTLKCLASGISLGFGFRGGLFFASLFMGTLVGTLFAGLLAIATGVPVVDATSAALAGMAALAAAVVGAPMTMAMLVLEGTHDFLLTSVVMSAVLVSSTLVRQWFGYSFSTWRMHLRGETIKSARDIGWVHNLNAGRMMRKGVATAPADLDAAAFRQRFPLGSGSRVILIDSEGHYAGIVQIPRLFGDGVKPEDVVGTFAENRDVALAASADVVSVMQRFDQTQADELAVVADDGQVLGVVSEAFVRKRYAEELDKRQREMMGERVDE